Part of the Streptomyces sp. RFCAC02 genome is shown below.
GCTGTCCCAGTCCGCGGGGTCGTAGGAGCGTTTGAAGGGGCTGAGACCGTGTTGTCTGGCGAGCGTGCGGTACAGGGCTTTCATCCGTGTGCCTTCCAGGCCACGAAGTGTGCCCACGGTCGCGTCGGGAGGCGCGGTTTCCCCGAAGCGTCGCCGGTACATGCGGCGGGCGACCTCCGCGCGGGTGATGGGATCGCCCCAGGCTCGGGCCTGGCTCTCCAGCCAGCGGGTGGGTTGTTCGTCAGGCACGGTGGCGCTGTAGCAGCGGACCGCTCCTGCCCCGGTGCAGATGACGGTGGTGCGGTGGCGCGTGAGCGTGGTCAGGGCACGTGCCGTGATGGATGTGCCGGGACCGAGCAGGAGGGTGCTCAGTGCTGCCGTGGGCAAGGGGATGCGTTGCTCGCCGTCGGAGGTGTCGATGACGGCATCGACGCCCGTGTCGTCCTGAACGATGCGGGCGATGTCGATGTAGAGGAACGAGAGGCTGTCGCCGACGCGGGGCAGCATGGCGGCTGTCGGTTTGGCCAGGCGGCGACGTGCCTGGCCGCTGCCGGGTGCTGGAGTCACCGGGCCGGGAGGGCGCTCAGGAGCCCGCATCCGTAGGACTTGCCACGGCCGATTCCGTCGGTGATGGCGGTGCGGAGTGCGTCGGCGTCGGTGACGGCGGCGATCCCGTCGAAGCGTGTGCGGGCGTGGGTGATGCGGTGCTTGTCGCCACCGCGTGTGCCGGCGGCGTCGGCCAGTGCCATGCTCCGGACGGAGAGAAGGGTGAGGCCGGCCCGGGTGGCCTGACGTTCCCACCACGCGTCGGCTTCGGCTCCGTGGAGCGGCTTCACCTGGAGCGGGCGTCCGTCCTGGGTATTCTTGCCGAGTTTTCGGGTGGCGTTGGCGATCAGCCGGTAGTGGATGTGGTCGCCGGTGCGAAGCGCGTCGAGGAGCGGTACGAGGGATTTCGTCTGGGCGGCACCGTAGTTCTGCGGGAGGCGCTCCGCGGAAGGTGGGAGTCCGCTTTGGATGAGGACGGTTGGTTCTCGCCCGGACATCTCTTCGAGACGGAACAGGACCCGGGCCTGTTGCCTCGGATGTTCACCGAGGTCCTTGGGGAAGAGCGCCATCACGCGGTGGTGGAGGGCCACGGCGCTGCTGAGATCCTTACGCGCGGCCGGGTTGTCCACGTCGGGCACGAGCCGGGTGATCCACAAGGGTGTGCTCATGGGAGGTCCTGAGGCGGGTTGGAGTCGAAGTAGGTGATCAGATGCTCGAGGTATGCGGTGCCGAGTCCCGCGCAGCGTGATGCGGGGAGGTGAACGGTGGTGTGGTGGCGCTGTCTGGCTCGGTACCGGCGGTCGAGGGACGCGAAGGACAGCGGGTCGTCGTGAGCCTGGGTGACGCTGTCCTGCGGCGCGGGGAGCCAGTCCGGCTGGGGAGCTTCCTCGGTGACGGCGCGCAGAAGCGCGGCCAGTGGGGCGTCCGCTGTGTAGTCGACGGCCACCGTGTCAGTTCGCGCGGCGCCTTTGGCCTGACGACGGCGCGCCAGGGGCAGGTTGACCAGGTGGTGCAGGCTGTCGCGTGCGGTGCCGAGGAAGAAGGGTGCGCTCGGCGGGCAGGAGCGGCGTCCCAGGTAGGGCGGCCAGGTGGGGCGACGCAGAGCTGCGGCGCAGCGTCGCAACAGGTCCGTGTTGTCGCTGGTGATGGCGGCGGTGAAGGCGGCGTCCTGGAGGTAGTAGCGGTGGGAGACCAGGGTGGAGGTGTCTCCGCTGCGGTGCTTTCCCTCGGCGGTGGCCACGGTGAGGTGGCGGGGCATGCCGCCGCCGACCGTGTGCAGGTCCCGCAGGAGCGTGCCGGGTCGGTCGGTTCGGACGGTGAAGCGCAGAGCGCTGAGTTCCGCGAGGCGGGCGTCGTCACGCCGGTAGCCGAGGGCGGAGGCGACCAGGCCGATGAGGCCGGAACGGGTGGGTGCTGCGGCGGTGTCGCGTTGGGCGGGGAAGCGCGAGATTTCGCCCCAGGACTGGAGTGGTCCGGACAGGTGCAGGAGGATTCCCGGCACCCCGTTCTCGTCGGAGGTGCTCATGCCGCCGTTTCCCCGGGATCGGTTCCGAGGGCGTGGTCGACGGCCTTCTTCACGAGTTGCCCGAAGGAGTCGACCTGCTCGCCCAGTGCCTTCGATGCCACGGTGTTGATGGCCGCGTGTGCCCGGAAGACGCGGTCTTCCGCGCCCAGGAGCCGCTCGACGGCGGCGGCGTACTCGGCGAGTCCGGTGATGGACGGGCCGATGTGGCCACCGTGTCGGGCGTCGGCGCGGACCGGCTGCTCGAAGGCGCTGGCGTAGGAGACCGGCCGGTCACGGCGGACCACGACGTGGGCGAAGTCGGGGACGGTGTGCGGAGCGGTGGAGTTCTTCTTTGCCTGGGGCAGGGAGAGCAACGCGGCGTCCAGGAACTCGCGGGACAGCTCGGCGGCGCTGTCCAGGTCGCCACCGATGTTGTGCAGGAGGTCTTCGAGGTCCAGGACGACGTAGCGGTAGAACGTGCCGGCGCTGTGTTCGGCGTGCCCCATGTGCGCGGAGCCCGTGGTGTCCTCCCAGCCGTGGGTGACGTCGTCAACGGCGGAGAAGTAGTCGATCTCCACGTCGGTGCGGTGCGTGGTGAAGGCGTGGGCGACCTGAACCGCGCCGTCGACCTTGGCGTCGTCCACCTGCGCGAGCATGCGGCCGAAGAGGTTGACGATGCCGTTGCGGGAGCGCAGGACGGCGTTCACCCGGTCACC
Proteins encoded:
- the cas1e gene encoding type I-E CRISPR-associated endonuclease Cas1e, whose product is MLPRVGDSLSFLYIDIARIVQDDTGVDAVIDTSDGEQRIPLPTAALSTLLLGPGTSITARALTTLTRHRTTVICTGAGAVRCYSATVPDEQPTRWLESQARAWGDPITRAEVARRMYRRRFGETAPPDATVGTLRGLEGTRMKALYRTLARQHGLSPFKRSYDPADWDSQDPVNKALSAANTCLYGIAHAAITAIGCTPGLGFVHTGKSHAFVYDIADLYKARLALPLAFSLHASTDPEGDARRSFREDLRLFRLLPRIVADIQNLLEPGTGPTDDDIEEATEELTHLWDPELGNIRGGINYGDKD
- the cas6e gene encoding type I-E CRISPR-associated protein Cas6/Cse3/CasE; its protein translation is MSTPLWITRLVPDVDNPAARKDLSSAVALHHRVMALFPKDLGEHPRQQARVLFRLEEMSGREPTVLIQSGLPPSAERLPQNYGAAQTKSLVPLLDALRTGDHIHYRLIANATRKLGKNTQDGRPLQVKPLHGAEADAWWERQATRAGLTLLSVRSMALADAAGTRGGDKHRITHARTRFDGIAAVTDADALRTAITDGIGRGKSYGCGLLSALPAR
- the cas5e gene encoding type I-E CRISPR-associated protein Cas5/CasD, whose product is MSTSDENGVPGILLHLSGPLQSWGEISRFPAQRDTAAAPTRSGLIGLVASALGYRRDDARLAELSALRFTVRTDRPGTLLRDLHTVGGGMPRHLTVATAEGKHRSGDTSTLVSHRYYLQDAAFTAAITSDNTDLLRRCAAALRRPTWPPYLGRRSCPPSAPFFLGTARDSLHHLVNLPLARRRQAKGAARTDTVAVDYTADAPLAALLRAVTEEAPQPDWLPAPQDSVTQAHDDPLSFASLDRRYRARQRHHTTVHLPASRCAGLGTAYLEHLITYFDSNPPQDLP
- the cas7e gene encoding type I-E CRISPR-associated protein Cas7/Cse4/CasC encodes the protein MRIPGRFIEVHILQPVPYANLNRDDTNSVKLVDFGGASRTRVSSQSWKRAARLRLQERIGQRSLRTRRLPELIQRHLIEHRSWPADLATRAGRHVMAGSGVGVTPPKKEPERNPWTSTAMVYVPDSAVAELADLAEEYRDALQSAKDTKEIKAKDAIIPGDRVNAVLRSRNGIVNLFGRMLAQVDDAKVDGAVQVAHAFTTHRTDVEIDYFSAVDDVTHGWEDTTGSAHMGHAEHSAGTFYRYVVLDLEDLLHNIGGDLDSAAELSREFLDAALLSLPQAKKNSTAPHTVPDFAHVVVRRDRPVSYASAFEQPVRADARHGGHIGPSITGLAEYAAAVERLLGAEDRVFRAHAAINTVASKALGEQVDSFGQLVKKAVDHALGTDPGETAA